One genomic region from Indicator indicator isolate 239-I01 chromosome 7, UM_Iind_1.1, whole genome shotgun sequence encodes:
- the MARCHF8 gene encoding E3 ubiquitin-protein ligase MARCHF8 isoform X1 codes for MNMPLHQISVIPAQDVTSSRVSRSKTKEKEEQNEKALGHSMSRSSNISKAGSPTSVSAPHSFSRTSVTPSNQDICSSSAVFSECCHHSPVQSAVVLKSPHCQSPLTQGVTVTVICQDTLHAAKRNSRGQDRGQALRSAKNVKPTRTLKFSKSLNDVDQKAQSTSECFDYVERTRSEGKLTPTQEQCLRINKFHLKERKPLNLRPLSFSSSKRSYIPSLSNYSNASGGAENHSAVHIPLLEEKVDHDTSRSKKLLRYLFSFSHTSSTSSLHKFHELESYSSHFQAEKSSSVLVESTDFCSDDMGDDDVFEDSTSVKSKTKEQRAPLCSVEKDSDLDCPSPLSEKFPPLSPVSASGDTCRICHCEGDDESPLITPCHCTGSLHFVHQACLQQWIKSSDTRCCELCKYEFIMETKLKPLRKWEKLQMTASERRKIMCSVTFHIIAITCVVWSLYVLIDRTAEEIKQGQATGILEWPFWTKLVVVAIGFTGGLLFMYVQCKVYVQLWKRLKAYNRVIYVQNCPETSKKNIFEKPALMEPNFESKEMLGVHHSDTNSSHYTEPEDCAAEILHV; via the exons AATGAAAAGGCTTTGGGGCATTCCATGAGCCGTTCCAGTAACATCTCAAAG GCTGGAAGTCCAACCTCTGTCTCTGCCCCTCATAGCTTTTCTCGGACTTCTGTTACACCATCCAACCAGGACATCTGCAG TTCCAGTGCAGTGTTTTCTGAGTGTTGTCATCACAGTCCAGTGCAGTCTGCTGTTGTCTTGAAAAGTCCTCACTGCCAGAGCCCTCTGACACAAGGGGTCACTGTGACAGTAATCTGTCAAGATACGTTACATGCAGCAAAGAGAAACTCCCGTGGGCAAGATCGGGGCCAGGCACTCAGGTCTGCTAAGAATGTAAAGCCCACCCGCACTCTGAAATTCTCCAAGTCCCTCAATGACGTGGACCAGAAGGCGCAGAGCACCAGTGAGTGCTTTGACTATGTGGAGCGGACACGCTCAGAAGGCAAATTGACCCCGACTCAAGAGCAGTGTTTAAGGATTAACAAATTTCATCTTAAAGAGAGGAAACCACTGAATCTCAGGCCTCTTTCTTTTAGCAGTTCTAAGCGCTCCTATATCCCTTCCCTTTCCAACTACTCGAATGCATCGGGAGGAGCAGAGAACCACAGTGCTGTACATATCCCCTTGCTGGAGGAGAAAGTGGACCATGACACCTCGAGGAGCAAAAAACTGTTGCGttaccttttttccttctcccacacctccagcaccagcagcctgcatAAGTTCCATGAACTAGAGAGCTATTCCAGTCACTTCCAAGCTGAGAAATCCTCCAGTGTGCTGGTGGAAAGCACGGACTTCTGCTCTGATGATATGGGAGATGATGACGTCTTTGAGGACAGCACCTCAGTGAAATCCAAAACGAAAGAGCAGCGGGCACCGCTCTGTTCAGTTGAGAAGGACAGTGACCTTGACTGTCCTTCCCCCCTCTCAGAAAaattcccccctctctcccctgttTCCGCATCGGGGGATACCTGCAG GATATGTCACTGTGAAGGAGACGATGAGAGCCCTTTGATTACCCCCTGTCACTGCACAGGAAGTCTTCATTTTGTGCACcaagcctgcctgcagcagtggaTCAAGAGTTCAGACACGCGATGCTGTGAACTGTGCAAATACGAGTTCATCATGGAGACAAAGCTGAAGCCTTTGCGAAAG tgggagaagctgcagatgaCAGCCAGCGAGAGGAGGAAGATCATGTGCTCTGTAACATTCCATATCATTGCCATCACCTGCGTTGTGTGGTCGCTCTATGTCCTGATAGACAGGACTGCTGAAGAGATTAAACAGGGACAGGCTACTG GAATTCTAGAGTGGCCATTTTGGACTAAACTGGTGGTTGTGGCTATTGGTTTCACTGGAGGACTTCTGTTCATGTATGTACAATGCAAAGTGTACGTACAACTGTGGAAGAGACTTAAAGCTTATAACCGAGTAATATATGTACAAAACTGTCCAGAGACTAgcaaaaagaatatttttgaaAAACCTGCACTAATGGAGCCAAACTTTGAAAGTAAAGAAATGCTTGGAGTTCACCATTCAGACACAAACTCTTCTCATTACACAGAGCCAGAAGACTGCGCTGCAGAAATCCTTCACGTCTGA